CGgctgcccaaaaaaaaaaaagccgcAAGAAGGAGTAGTGGAGAATTTGAATGAatgtggatatggatgtgTGGCAGGTGGAGAATATGGGAATGTGGgaaaaccaaatcaaaacgCAGACCCGTGAACGTGTGCGAACACGcggaaaaacaaatgcaaactGTTTTTGCTGCAgggaaattcggaaaaacgaaATTCAGCTGAAAAGCCGACGGCGACGCCGACGACGGCAGCACAGCCGAAGCGCCGCCCGAAGTGGAGCCGAAGTCTTAAGCAGACAGACAATTGCGGTAAGCGTGTGTAAGCGGGAGCGGAAGGGCAAGCTGCTCGGCAGTGACTCGAAGTGACGCGATGCCACTTCGTGTCTCTctgccgacgtcgctgccgcGCTCTCTCCTGCGAGGGAGCGGAGCTTTTCGAAGAGAGATGGACGAGCAGCTCCTCCTGCAGCTGTTTGTCTTCCTGTTGTGCGCTTGCTGCATTGCCATCAGTAATTGACAAATTGCCTACATTGAAGCGCTAATTTTTCAACAAGAGAAAGAAGTGCAACAAAGGGAAGTGGGATTGGAGTAGGTAAGAACAAATACAAGAAATATATTCAGAAAAATCATTTTCACACATTGGCTTTTTAATAATTAGCCGTATATAAATTAGCCtttaataaatacaagtaaaaatttgtttaactaTTTTTAGAAAAGCTACCAAACatataacaaacaaacacatataTAAGTACGAAACtagaatatttcctttttatttaatataattgaattaacaaaattacaatcaatataattaaaaataaaaattcaatctaatttaaaataaaacggTAATAAATTAGTATTAGTTATTTAATTGAGAGTCTAAACattataccatttttttttttttgtatattaatatatttggCAGCTTGCAATCACATATTTCGTGAAATACTTAAAATACGCAGGATATGCAACAGAATCTAAAGAGCTGACTACTAACATTTCGTCCTTTCACATTTGGCCCCAGTTAACATTTAGCGCCTAACAGAGATCGCTTCCAACTGCAGCGCTGTTAGCGCCGGGAGCGCAGTCGACGTCTCCAGCGACGCTGGCCGAAAAAAACTCGTTTTTGTGTCTGTGCAGAAGGCATTCACACCGAAAAGTTTTCGCCGCTTTTCCGTCCCTTTTCGTGCTGCACGTGCTTTTCACGTTTTCAAGCCGAACATCCCCTCTCTCGCATTCCCACGCCCCTGGCCCACCGCCTCGCTCTTGGTCACTCTTTCGCCTTTTGTGGGGTTTTTGGCCTGCCGCCGGTTTTGCCTTTTTGCggttaacaaaaatattgcatATTAATGCGGGCACATTCAtcgaaaaatgtttcaaattgATGCGAATAAATACAACAGATTCTATCAATTTCTTGCTTAGATAAAAAAGACGAGGCCTATCGCCAAACTATGTGTAAACTATTATATGTGTGTTGTAGACCGGAGGTATATCATTCGAACATTAACTTTGCATAAGTTGTATTCATAAATACGCAGGTTTTTTAACTATACGttctcattgtttttttttattaatttgtactgtaataaaaatacagTTTTGCTCTAGATCggcaattttcaaataaaaatcggAATTTCCATGTGCATATTAAATAATCTTTTATGGCAGAACCTAATCTCAATAACATTTATTAGATCTTATAAATCGAAGTGctgataataatatttttccacATCTTAAGttaaaacaaatcaagagTTCTAGTTTTTTGAGAAACTTCAAACAAACTGAggcaccgaaaaaaaaatttaaaaaattcagTTAATTCAGGAAACTcccgaaattattttgaattggctttaaaaaataaaccaacTAATTTAAGAGAGTTTTCCCCACAAACACaagcacatacacacaccTGAACATtcacaaaaaacacaaaaggcATTTGTGGCTGTTGTTTCTCCTTTATTTACTAGTAGGTGATGCAATCGAATGCCGCAttccacccacacacacacacacacacacggcgttccgcacacacacacacacatgaacACACAAGGActctaaaatgtttttgttgtttactgTTACGCGaagttttccacttttctttttgtgttgATTTTAGCACGAATTTTCGAGGTGAAAAGCGGCGCGTGTTAATGCACCACTTCCTGTTGGGCTACTGTACCGTTATTATTTTGTGTGGCATGCCGGCAAAAGAACGGCACTTCTCTCGCTcacgctctctctctctgcctcTCCGTTGCGATTTTCCGATTTACCCGCTCGCAGTTCGCTCAGCAGAACCGCATTTTCGCCAACGTGCAGCCGGAAAACTGCAATGTGCAAAACTCCGGGCATGCGATTTGAAAATTGTGTCGTCAGCTTGACACAATTTTCCAGAAAATGCGCCTGGAATGGAGCGGAGGAATAGCCAGCCGAAAACCAGTAACAAAAACGGGAGCACTGATATAGGGGTTATTTGCGGGTAATCGGGGCTAGGGGTATAGCTTTGCAGCGGCGCATTACGAGTTTTTCGGCTTCGGGAATCGGGAATCGGGATTCGGGATTTGGAACTCGGTTCTGCTTTTGTTGATGTAGGTCTGGATTTTCAGGACACGTGTCCCCGGCGGTATTGCGTTGGGTGGTCCTGCAGTGGGTGGGCTTTATAATTGGCCGATTTTCGTTTTATCtcgaatatttttaattttatttgaaaattgtacagaattatattaattatacaggTTCCTATTATTATATAGGTATGCAAgctaaatacatatttaaatcTGTTCCCTATAATTTgtgtacatgtgtgtgtgtaagtccGGTTGTACGCGGTTgagtatgtgtgcgtgtgagttCAATAGCATTTTGggctggcaaataaaaaataaataaaaccaaaagttTGCAGCTGCAGTGCAGTGAGAGAGAAAATGGCTTGGCAAAAGGGAGAGAGATAGGCTGAAGTGAGACAGATAGCTTAACAGTCTGTTAACGCTTCGAGAGATTAAAGGAAAAGCTTTTAAGAGACAAAAATATTGGCCAAGAGACTTTTAATAGCCCTGCAAAGTGATCGTTTCCCTTAGGCGATCTGAAATATGTGAAATACAAATGTAAGCAAAGTTCAGTTTTGAAATGAAGCTAAGAGAAAGACATATAAATTTCTTTATCGGTTACAATTCGAAATATCCTATAAAAGGGGATTAATATATTTCTACAATACTAAttcttattaatatttattacaaaatagtCTTAATAGTCTATATTAGGCTTAACGCTGTGTAAAATTTACATCGGTACTTACGATACTTACCACCTTTTCAGGTGATATATATAAAAGTCATCCTATTTAAGAGGTTCTTTGTTAACGATAAAGGAGTGGAACTCCTATGGAATATATGGaatatgcatattttttaattccggTGTTAAAGGCTGATTCTTTAAAATAGCGTATCTGATAGGCTAGTGATAATGATTAAAAACACATGTATGTACTTAGACTCCGTAGATACCGAAAAGACATTAGACAATAATTATTACTATATAAGCAGTTTTCACTCGTCTCAATCAAATCGCTCAATATAAAAGGAATGGAAACCACTCGACGGTGTCCACTTTGTAGTGATCTATTTATCTTTAAGTTCCACAACCCGGATAAGATTAGTATTCGGAAACGTTTTCGCTAAGGAAGCATGTAATCTAGTGTGCTTTAATTTGAGAAGCATGAGTAAGAAAAAGAACTTGGATTTGTTTGACCGACcggtaaataaaatatacgtTTAATATACGGAGGAGGGGTGATAAGGACCCATTCTACAATAAATTGTGTTAATTCAAAAATCAGCAAGTAAACATAACAATGGGAACATGTTTAGGTGTGAAGTATGTTCAGATGGGAGCTATAAGGCATGAACGATGTAGTAGAGTGACTTAGTTTACTCAACTAAGTAAACTAAACTAGACAATTTATTTCTAAATTATGATTTCAGTTATCTATTGTAGGAGTTGGTATTgtaaagtattttaaaaaataagcaTTGACTATcaaaaaataatcatttattttagaGTGGattattcttgatcaggatcaatagccgattCGATCTGGCCATTTCTGTCTGGCTGTCCAACCATATGAACGTccagatctcaggaactataaaatataGGTGAAGGAACATCGATGTTGGCGGACGTCCATGTTTTCGATGTTTTTGGCGAAATATATATCGATTTTTTAAACATggatgttttaaataaaaacaaaaaagtatcTGTTTAGTTAaaagatttttttctttttcaatatGGCTTAAATAAAAAGTCAGTATATTAACTAAAACATAACGAACTTATTGTCATCTACGTTATCATCCGCGGCTGGTCCGATAAATGCacctataaaaaaaatatacttattaatgcaattaaataaaataagaagtAATCCAGtatgcaaatatatacatGCACCCTTAGACGGGAATTGAAAACTAAGATTTCAGATATTTATCCTTGTCTTCCACGACGCCAGCCAACCCAACCAGCAAGTCAcaataaatttgcaatatgctctaaataattgtattagaaaatatggaaaattaatttatactTACAATTTTCTCCTCCAATGCGCAGTAGAGATGGAAAAACATCGATTTTGGCGATTTTCCGAGAACATCGATGACACTGatgtttctccacctctactATAAAAGTTAGGAAGCTCCCTCCTAGCACACTTATGTATTTTAATTCGTAACATCTATCGATTAGCCAGAAAAAATATGAAGTTTGACGTTGACATTTCCAATAGATGAGTAAAGGGTATCTGAAAGTCGGCTAACTCGACTATAGAATTCAACAACTTTTCAGTTCCCATGTGATTAGTGGGCGTGCCAGTCATTGCCGCCTCCCGATGAGcttgatttgaattttttctaCTGGCGCTGACGAATCTCCCCCTCCGGAAAACGATTATTCTTCTTGGGTGTTGCAAGTATATGCTGCCTTCCTTAAGTGAGGGAGtcccttttttttggtgggTGTATGTGCTTGCCACATGATGACACTTAGGATTGCCAACGACCGAAAGTTATGTAAATTTTATCGcaagttttatttttctgattttcAAATCGTAAACTTTTCAGGAAGCAAACGAATCACTACCACAAACCAATTGCAGAGcgacaaaaatgtaattaaagctcgaaataaaataaagggaaataatgaaaaaaggaAGTAAACCTGAGGAGGGTTCGTATGATCAGAATGCAAAAAGCTATATAAATAGGCCAATCTGACAAAGTATATACTGAGTTCAAGATCAAAGTTTTAGACATTAACCCCTTTAAATGCCAATTGCCCGAAGAAGTtggtaaataaaaatgtgttaaaGTTAGAACTTCAGAGCCAACGCTTTTCCATTTGGTTCTATAcatatttgcaaaatttggAATTTTCGGAGAAACGCTTTGTCCACTCAATGTTTTACGTAATTCAAAGAGCATATCTGCTTTGGCTTAGCAGGACACTTCTTCTGCAACGTTGCAATAACGCAACTAAAACAATCTTAGACCAAATGTACAACATTTTTATACCCGCTActtgtagagtaaaagggtatactagattcgatgaaaagtatgtaacaggcagaatgTAGGGTTTTCGACaatataaactatatatattcttgatcaggatcaatagccgagtcgatctagctcTGTCCGTATAAAGTTCGATATCTCAGGAACATTAAAGGCTGGAATGTTGAGTTTCAACATAAAGATTCTTGATGGCCATGCCCACATTTTTAAACCAATTAGCGATATTTTTCGCAATTTTATTAGACATGTTCTATAGATtttccaaaaaactttgtgccacgccctaaaaccgccacatttttgaaaaattgttggatgttcttcataattttattaggcGCTTAAATTTGCTGATTTTTATAGTATTTGGCTAGTTACATTTCCTTTTCTGAGTTGCAAACCACAGTCTCCCCTGTCGTAAATCTACTTAATCTCATCCAAATAGAGTATCTTAAcagattaaatattttataattttggcCGAAAATAGATTAAAGTAAATTCTAAACTATGTTAGACCTCCAGTATTGAAATGTCTAGAAAACTGGGCCCAACCACTAAGGGTTATGTGATAGATTTAGTCGACGCCTTGGAAATGAGCTGAAAAGACGCGTTAAGGTATATCGACGTATTCCTTCACAACAATCTCCAGATATATTGGCTCCCTATGATCGTTGGTGAGGACGCGCAAGTCGTGATTGCTAAGGCGCATATAGTTTTTGTTGGATAACATGAAGTCGAGAGGATCCTGCGATTTGTGGAGACCGCGGACCTTCATGATGGAGCTCCTAGTGATATCTAGTCGTCGGCTGAGTACAGTCATCGCCACGTGGATGGGGCATGGCAGATCCCTGCTGACCATCCACAGAGCTAGGGTGTCCTCGTCTTCTAGACCCTCGAACCGCTCCTTCCTTCCCTCCACAGTGCCCATCGGGTTCCTGCAAATCATCACGAGCAGTGGCAAATGTCCGTCGAAATGGTCGTAGGCTTCTGGTAAGCCTGAGTTCGGTGTGAGCATAAATCTGACGGCGGGCAGGGTGCAGGGCTTATTCCGAACGCCCCCGTAGCCCAGCACGGAAATGCACTCTGTCTTGGCCAGCTGGAAGGCCCTGGGACTGAAGATCATTAGCATCTGTTCGCCCTCGAAAATCTCACGCAACTCCTTTCCCGGCTCATCCAAATGCCGGGATACAAAGTGTGCCAATAGAGTGTCGTTCATCACAGCCGGACATTCGTCGTTGTTTAAAGGACACGCATACTGCACCGAATTAGTCAAGACCTTCTTAAAGGGAATTCTCTGTTTCCGGAAGTGCTGGCGATATTCATGATCCGACGTGGCGTGCAGCCACCGCAACTGGCTCATTCGCAACTCTATGTCCTGCACCTTATCAGCGTGACTCAGCTTATCGAACTCGGTCACAAAGTACTGTGTCCTTTCCAGGGACTCCTCCGAGTCCTTGAACAGCGGTAGACCAACCCAGCCCGCGTCTAGGCGATCAATGGGCTGGAACTTTAGTTTTTCGCCCCGACGATAAAGCCCGCCGATCCGTAGGTCTTGTTGGTTTTGTACCCTCTTAAAATTCGAATTCATCCACGCCTCCGTAAAGCTATCGTCGGAACGCAAAGGCTCTAGTGGCTCGAAATCGGATTTAACAATCGGACTGATAGACTTCTTCAAACACAATTTATCTGGCGTAGAATTACCGGATACTTTCATAGAAGAGCTCTCCACTGGATTAGGGTCGTGTGAACCCCCAAACATCTCACTGTCACTACTACATAAATGAGTCTTCAACGCTGAGGGTATGGCTGCCTTGGGCCCTGAGCCTCCATGTAATGCGATGGTTTTATCGGGATAACATCGTTTCGATTCACCTTCTGGTCTACAAGGACAGATAGATGATGATGGAAACAACATCGATTCATTGATCATGGTATTTCTGGACTTATTCTTAAATCTAGACGATTTCGGCCCACCAACGTTCCTAAAATCGATATGACATCTGTGTTTGGTCGTTTCACTGCAGTTATCGACTTCACGAATTTTTGGGcataatgattttatttttttcgtaGTATATTTAGCTGGAAATATACCGCATTTATAGGATTGCATGGACTTTggattttttaaatgtgaacCGGTGGATCGACTCTGGAATTTGGGCAAATCCTGGTATGGCTCAATCGTTGAACATTGATTTTCATGTTCCTCGTTGAGCATTGCGTCTGTTTCCTGATCTAGGACAGTTTTACCTTTGATTTTTTGaatgaatttgtttatatCAGGTTTTCTTGGAATCAATGTCGATTTAGAAGTATTTTCTATGATGTTTACCTTTTCGAGTGGATCGTAATCAGCTTCATTCGATATATTTCTTTCAGGAACCCATTCGGTCTCTTTACTCAACCGCTCATCAAGAGATTTCAATGAAGCCGGCTCTTCAGTGTCAGCATTTCTTTGGCGTTCCATAGAGAACAGCTCCAAGGAAGTTAGAGGAATTCCCAAGCACTCAAAATGAGTATTGCGCCTATACAAATTCACAAAGCCTATTCCTGGATGAGTGGTATCCTCTGAAGATTGCGATATTTCCTCTTCGATTTCGGTATTTTGATCGGTTTTCCCACCCACCTCACGCTCTGGTTTAGCTTCGACCATACGAGGCGCGGGAAGGCAGAGGTGGGTCTCGATTTCGTGGACCAACTTCAAATAACCGTTGGCAAGGTTTTTCAGAATGCCCAACTCTAAGTTATTGAAACAAAGTTGACTTGAACTATAGACTTATAAGATATAGAACATACTCTGCGGTGCCATTTCTGGACCCATTGCCTTACCGCCATCACCATCCTCCTCCTCAGCATCCTGACCATTCTCAAATTGGGAATCCGGAACTCCACGGtgattctgtttttttttaatacgcGCTAGGGTCTTTTTCTCCGAGTAGCAgaactttttggccatttcattTAGACTAATTTAAAAACTGTACCTAAACATGAAATTTTACCAGACTTTCACATAGATCAAGCAAAAAAATTGCTTGCCATCTGATTGATAAAACGAACGAGATACGATTACAATTTTCTGCTTCGAATAAATATCGAATAAACACATAGGCAATTGTTTTAAAGAATTTTCCCAAAAATTTACTAACATCTGTAAATACTTTCCAACGaaggcttttaattttaagctctacacttatgtacatatatgccaCGAATCATTTTCTGGGTTCCTCTTCCTAAATGATCACAATTAAATCAACATCTATTGAAattgaatatataaatttacGTTGTGGAGAACTTGCCAAGACtcaaatataaaatagtatgtttaattacaattacaaatgCGATTGGAGATTATTCAAATCTAATTTAGTTCCAGGAACGAAGCATTCGATTCCCGGAAACCAAACGTATGCCACTCGCTTGGCCAACAATTTTTTGGCTACTTCAGGTGGTTGGTATTTCTCAGTGAATCACTCATCCGGCGCAGATTAAGACCTTCGCGCCGAAGTTGCCGAGCAGTATAAACTTTACGGCAGTCGAGGGTCTCGAGAGGTCTTTTAACTTATCAACAAAGAAGGGAACAGGTGTTCCAGCCAAGAGCCGATCGCGATTTTATTGTGCCGTCGAGCTGAGCCAGCTGCTCTGGGGCCAATTCACCATACGATAAGCCCAAGATACAAGCTCAGGTGTCTGCACAGGTGCAGTTCCAGCGAAGTGTTAACGTGAAAAAGTTTGAATTAAGGATTATTGTGCACCTTTGCCAAGAGCAAATATAGTAAATGTTTGAGTAAAATAAAGGTAACGGCAATAGCGCTGAAAAACAGAATCAAAAAGATTCCACGAGCTACAGATACTAAGTTTCTTATCAACAGCGAATATTGGGGGAAGCCAATTACAAATCTAAGTGTAAAATCATTTCATTATTAAGTATTATTATAAAGCTTTGTGTCTGCATGAAAGACCTTCGAAGAGAGC
The DNA window shown above is from Drosophila melanogaster chromosome X and carries:
- the CG11227 gene encoding uncharacterized protein, isoform A, which translates into the protein MAKKFCYSEKKTLARIKKKQNHRGVPDSQFENGQDAEEEDGDGELGILKNLANGYLKLVHEIETHLCLPAPRMVEAKPEREVGGKTDQNTEIEEEISQSSEDTTHPGIGFVNLYRRNTHFECLGIPLTSLELFSMERQRNADTEEPASLKSLDERLSKETEWVPERNISNEADYDPLEKVNIIENTSKSTLIPRKPDINKFIQKIKGKTVLDQETDAMLNEEHENQCSTIEPYQDLPKFQSRSTGSHLKNPKSMQSYKCGIFPAKYTTKKIKSLCPKIREVDNCSETTKHRCHIDFRNVGGPKSSRFKNKSRNTMINESMLFPSSSICPCRPEGESKRCYPDKTIALHGGSGPKAAIPSALKTHLCSSDSEMFGGSHDPNPVESSSMKVSGNSTPDKLCLKKSISPIVKSDFEPLEPLRSDDSFTEAWMNSNFKRVQNQQDLRIGGLYRRGEKLKFQPIDRLDAGWVGLPLFKDSEESLERTQYFVTEFDKLSHADKVQDIELRMSQLRWLHATSDHEYRQHFRKQRIPFKKVLTNSVQYACPLNNDECPAVMNDTLLAHFVSRHLDEPGKELREIFEGEQMLMIFSPRAFQLAKTECISVLGYGGVRNKPCTLPAVRFMLTPNSGLPEAYDHFDGHLPLLVMICRNPMGTVEGRKERFEGLEDEDTLALWMVSRDLPCPIHVAMTVLSRRLDITRSSIMKVRGLHKSQDPLDFMLSNKNYMRLSNHDLRVLTNDHREPIYLEIVVKEYVDIP
- the CG11227 gene encoding uncharacterized protein, isoform B, which codes for MAKKFCYSEKKTLARIKKKQNHRGVPDSQFENGQDAEEEDGDGGKAMGPEMAPQKLGILKNLANGYLKLVHEIETHLCLPAPRMVEAKPEREVGGKTDQNTEIEEEISQSSEDTTHPGIGFVNLYRRNTHFECLGIPLTSLELFSMERQRNADTEEPASLKSLDERLSKETEWVPERNISNEADYDPLEKVNIIENTSKSTLIPRKPDINKFIQKIKGKTVLDQETDAMLNEEHENQCSTIEPYQDLPKFQSRSTGSHLKNPKSMQSYKCGIFPAKYTTKKIKSLCPKIREVDNCSETTKHRCHIDFRNVGGPKSSRFKNKSRNTMINESMLFPSSSICPCRPEGESKRCYPDKTIALHGGSGPKAAIPSALKTHLCSSDSEMFGGSHDPNPVESSSMKVSGNSTPDKLCLKKSISPIVKSDFEPLEPLRSDDSFTEAWMNSNFKRVQNQQDLRIGGLYRRGEKLKFQPIDRLDAGWVGLPLFKDSEESLERTQYFVTEFDKLSHADKVQDIELRMSQLRWLHATSDHEYRQHFRKQRIPFKKVLTNSVQYACPLNNDECPAVMNDTLLAHFVSRHLDEPGKELREIFEGEQMLMIFSPRAFQLAKTECISVLGYGGVRNKPCTLPAVRFMLTPNSGLPEAYDHFDGHLPLLVMICRNPMGTVEGRKERFEGLEDEDTLALWMVSRDLPCPIHVAMTVLSRRLDITRSSIMKVRGLHKSQDPLDFMLSNKNYMRLSNHDLRVLTNDHREPIYLEIVVKEYVDIP
- the CG11227 gene encoding uncharacterized protein, isoform C, encoding MAKKFCYSEKKTLARIKKKQNHRGVPDSQFENGQDAEEEDGDGELGILKNLANGYLKLVHEIETHLCLPAPRMVEAKPEREVGGKTDQNTEIEEEISQSSEDTTHPGIGFVNLYRRNTHFECLGIPLTSLELFSMERQRNADTEEPASLKSLDERLSKETEWVPERNISNEADYDPLEKVKLS